One genomic window of Fusarium fujikuroi IMI 58289 draft genome, chromosome FFUJ_chr01 includes the following:
- a CDS encoding probable 5-aminoimidazole-4-carboxamide ribonucleotide transformylase/IMP cyclohydrolase yields MSSQQKIAIVSVYDKTGLLDLAKGLVQQNVRILASGGTSKMIRESGFPVEDVSAITKAPEMLAGRVKTLHPAVHAGILARDLASDEKDLAEQNINKVDYVICNLYPFKDTVAKINVSIPEAVEEIDIGGVTLIRAAAKNHKRVTILSDPNDYAGFLKELEKGEITEASRNRYALKAFEHTADYDAAISQFFRKEYAGNGEQYTALRYGANPHQKPAAAYVSEGNLPFKVLCGSPGYINLLDSLNAWPLVKELKKALGKPAAASFKHVSPAGAAIGLPLTEDEKKVYFVHDIEGIDESSLAQAYARARGADRMSSFGDMIALSDVVDVPTARIISKEVSDGVIAPGYEDAALEILKKKKGGRYLVLQIDPEYNPPATETRTVYGINLQQHRNDVEITPKHFSTIITPKDTASLPESAARDLTIATITLKYTQSNSVCYAYNGQVVGLGAGQQSRIHCTRLAGDKADNWWMRFHERVLGIKWKKGTKRPDKSNAIDLLVSGQLPKDGPEREAFEGVFEEVPAAFTPEEREAWMKQLKDVCVSSDAFFPFIDNVFRVAQSGAKYVAAPGGSQNDAAVFDTAEKLGITFVEQNIRLFHH; encoded by the exons ATGTCCTCCCAGCAGAAGATCGCCATCGTCTCAGTCTACGACAAGACCGGTCTTCTGGACCTGGCTAAGGGCCTTGTCCAGCAGAATGTTCGAATTCTCGCTTCTGGAGGCACCTCCAAGATGATTCGAGAGTCGGGATTCCCTGTCGA GGATGTCTCTGCCATCACCAAGGCCCCCGAGATGCTTGCTGGTCGTGTCAAGACGCTTCACCCTGCTGTCCATGCAGGTATCCTGGCCCGTGATCTCGCCTCCGACGAGAAGGACCTCGCCGAgcagaacatcaacaaggtcgATTATGTCATCTGCAACCTCTACCCCTTCAAGGATACCGTCGCCAAGATCAACGTCAGCATCCCTGAGGccgttgaggagattgacaTCGGTGGTGTTACTCTTATCCGTGCTGCCGCCAAGAACCACAAGCGCGTCACTATTCTCAGCGATCCTAACGATTACGCTGGCTTcctcaaggagctcgagaagggCGAGATCACCGAGGCCAGCCGTAACCGCTATGCCCTCAAGGCTTTCGAGCATACTGCCGACTACGATGCTGCTATCTCCCAGTTCTTCCGCAAGGAGTACGCCGGCAACGGCGAACAATACACTGCCCTTCGATATGGCGCCAACCCTCATCAGAAGCCTGCCGCCGCCTATGTTTCCGAGGGCAACCTGCCCTTTAAGGTTCTGTGCGGCTCACCCGGCTATATCAATCTCCTCGACTCCCTCAACGCCTGGCCTCtggtcaaggagctcaagaaggctcttggcAAGCCTGCTGCTGCCAGCTTCAAGCACGTCTCTCCCGCCGGTGCTGCCATCGGCCTGCCCCTCACcgaggacgagaagaaggtctACTTTGTCCATGACATCGAGGGTATTGATGAGTCCAGCCTCGCCCAGGCTTACGCTCGTGCTCGAGGAGCCGATCGCATGAGCAGCTTTGGCGATATGATCGCTCTcagcgatgttgttgacgttCCTACTGCccgcatcatctccaaggagGTCTCCGATGGTGTTATTGCTCCTGGCTACGAGGATGCCGCtcttgagatcctcaagaagaagaagggtggccgatatcttgttcttcaaaTCGACCCCGAATACAACCCTCCTGCTACCGAGACCCGCACCGTCTACGGCATTAACCTCCAGCAGCACCGCAACGATGTCGAGATTACCCCCAAGCACTTCAGCACAATCATTACCCCGAAAGACACTGCTTCTCTCCCAGAGAGCGCCGCTCGCGATCTGACCATTGCCACCATTACTCTTAAGTACACTCAGAGCAACTCCGTTTGCTACGCATACAATGGCCAGGTTGTTGGTCTCGGTGCTGGCCAACAGTCCCGAATTCATTGCACTCGACTCGCCGGTGACAAGGCCGACAACTGGTGGATGCGATTCCATGAGCGTGTTCTCGGCAtcaagtggaagaagggtACCAAGCGACCTGACAAGAGCAACGCAATCGACCTGCTCGTCAGTGGCCAGCTCCCCAAGGACGGCCCTGAGCGCGAAGCCTTTGAGGGTGTTTTCGAGGAGGTCCCAGCTGCCTTCACCCCTGAGGAACGTGAGGCTTGGATGAAGCAGCTTAAGGATGTCTGCGTTTCCAGCGACGCCTTC TTCCCCTTCATTGACAATGTCTTCCGCGTTGCTCAGTCAGGGGCCAAATATGTTGCCGCTCCTGGTGGTAGCCAAAACGATGCCGCCGTATTCGATACCGCTGAGAAGCTGGGCATTACCTTTGTTGAGCAGAACATTCGTCTGTTCCACCACTAA
- a CDS encoding related to esterase, with amino-acid sequence MPRKTLRILCFGDSLTSGYFCHGMDSHPYALKLEDRLTGTFPEVDFEIVLNAVPGDVASFKRFKDRMDAAWEDNYYDWTIILGGTNDIAYGVQPEDIFSALKDLYDVPLSREYKVLALTVPECQSKGKRGTSTRNELNQSILKNKDTGYYAFDLHSKIPYHSLSERDRERYWDDGLHLRDEGYDWMGNHIADALIDILWSEGTFEEPTNSKTSEVLALEDEVQFDEEDGNPRNINEGYVVVRKKDLD; translated from the exons atGCCTCGCAAGACGCTTCGTATACTATGCTTTGGAGACTCACTAACATCGGGATATTTCTGCCATGGCATGGACTCGCATCCATACGCTCTCAAACTGGAAGACCGGCTCACCGGGACGTTTCCCGAAGTGGACTTTGAGATCGTGCTGAATGCTGTGCCAGGCGATGTTGCTTCTTTCAAGCGCTTCAAAGATAGAATGGATGCTGCTT GGGAGGATAATTATTACGACTGGACAATTATCCTCGGCGGTACGAA CGATATAGCGTACGGCGTCCAACCTGAAGACATCTTTTCCGCCCTTAAGGACTTATACGATGTCCCTCTGAGTAGAGAATACAAGGTTCTCGCTCTAACAGTCCCTGAGTGCCAGTCAAAAGGCAAGAGAGGCACGTCGACAAGAAACGAGCTCAACCAGAGCATCCTTAAGAACAAAGACACGGGATA TTACGCCTTTGACCTTCATTCCAAGATACCCTACCATTCGCTCTCAGAACGGGATCGCGAAAGGTACTGGGATGACGGTCTCCATCTTCGAGACGAGGGCTACGACTGGATGGGCAATCATATCGCCGACGCCCTTATAGACATCCTCTGGAGCGAAGGCACATTTGAAGAGCCCACCAACTCCAAAACCTCGGAAGTCTTGGCACTGGAGGATGAAGTCCAGttcgatgaagaggatggcaACCCTCGGAATATTAATGAAGGATACGTGGTGGTCCGCAAGAAAGATTTGGACTAA
- a CDS encoding related to COP9 signalosome subunit 4 has protein sequence MAPNPKVAEAISNAESYSGEKGPLYEQLLSEIKNISSPSTATDDLNAVVDSFFNQALGVVATRTVLASFIATLRELKNEDMWIEVGNRTLNTIAAQPSSSSFVDAVATIRELIATAHESNGDFLDAAKTLADIPLDSSQRKITDEEKARTWIRIVRNYLEVDDSTAAEMYINKLKNIMHTVSDQELNLHFKLSQARILDAQRDFLSASQRYHEISFSPAIDEEERLHTLSMAVKCAVLAPAGPMRNRTLSRLYKDERSSQLEEFGILEKMFLDRLLSPEEVDKFAEGLQPHQLATTSDGSTVLAKAVVEHNLLGASRLYNNIRFEALGTLLGLDADKAEETTARMIEQGRLVGRMDQIDGIVYFEGGEASGEKGSGRAEIIVGKEMRNWDANVESLAEEVENVTNALQKEFPEFVAATLVV, from the exons ATGGCACCAAATCCCAAAGTAGCGGAGGCGATCTCCAACGCCGAGTCTTATTCTGGAGAGAAGGGACCTCTCTACGAGCAACTGCTCTCCGAAATTAAGAACATTTCATCCCCGTCCACCGCTACCGACGACCTAAATGCTGTCGTCGACTCCTTCTTTAACCAGGCGCTCGGCGTCGTGGCCACGCGAACCGTCCTCGCGTCTTTTATTGCGACACTCCGAGAACTAAAGAACGAGGATATGTGGATCGAGGTTGGGAATCGAACGCTAAACACCATCGCGGCccagccatcatcttcttccttcgtTGATGCCGTCGCCACTATCCGTGAGCTCATTGCAACGGCCCACGAAAGCAACGGTGATTTCCTTGATGCTGCAAAGACTCTAGCCGATATTCCCCTTGACAGTTCTCAGCGCAAGATCACCGATGAGGAGAAAGCTCGCACATGGATTCGCATCGTTCGAAACTATCTCGAAGTCGACGACTCTACGGCCGCCGAGATGTatatcaacaagctcaagaacatcatgcATACCGTATCTGATCAAGAACTAAACTTGCACTTCAAACTCTCACAAGCCCGCATTCTGGACGCTCAGCGCGACTTTTTATCCGCATCTCAACGATATCACGAGATCAGCTTCTCGCCTGCgattgacgaagaggaaCGCTTACATACGCTCAGTATGGCGGTGAAATGTGCTGTTCTGGCACCCGCTGGTCCCATGAGAAACCGAACGTTAAGTCGCCTCTACAAAGATGAGCGTTCGTCGCAACTTGAGGAATTTGGTATACTGGAAAAGATGTTCCTTGACCGGCTGTTGTCacctgaagaggttgacaagTTTGCAGAGGGGCTGCAGCCACATCAGCTGGCAACTACATCAGATGGCTCCACGGTACTCGCCAAGGCTGTCGTCGAGCACAATCTTCTTGGCGCATCCAGACTTTACAACAATATTAGATTCGAGGCCCTGGGAACACTATTGGGCCTGGATGCTGACAAGGCTGAAGAGACCACTGCACGTATGATTGAGCAGGGCCGTTTAGTCGGACGTATGGATCAGATTGATGGCATTGTGTACTTTGAGGGTGGCGAGGCATCTGGAGAGAAGGGTAGTGGGCGAGCAGAAATTATTGTTGGAAAAGAAATGCGAAATTGGGATGCCAACGTCGAGAGTTTGGCCGAGGAGGTGGAGAATGTCACCAATGCGCTGCAAAAGGAGTTTCCC GAATTTGTTGCCGCAACCCTTGTTGtatga